In one Arenibacter antarcticus genomic region, the following are encoded:
- a CDS encoding TetR/AcrR family transcriptional regulator has product MSVEIKISLNEGIYLKDPQDSPLGRNIIKHSILLIEDVGFEGFNFKKLAQEIGSTEASIYRYFENKHSLLIYLVSWYWEWVAYLIKINTINIDNPKKKLEIIIHTFVSASVDDPSTEYVDENKLHSVIIAEGTKAYRTKEVDEENGKGIFKHYKQLITMVAAVILEIKPTFEYPYALASNLFEMSNNHIYFAKHLPKLTDIELEKNIYSEVEKMLNYFAAKLLD; this is encoded by the coding sequence ATGTCGGTAGAAATTAAAATTTCTTTAAATGAAGGCATCTATCTAAAAGATCCCCAAGACTCTCCATTAGGTCGAAATATTATTAAACACAGTATTTTGCTAATAGAGGACGTGGGCTTTGAGGGTTTTAATTTTAAAAAATTGGCCCAAGAAATTGGTTCCACTGAAGCTTCAATCTATCGTTACTTTGAAAACAAGCACTCGCTTCTCATCTATTTAGTTTCCTGGTACTGGGAGTGGGTAGCCTATCTTATTAAGATAAACACAATAAATATTGATAACCCGAAAAAGAAACTAGAAATAATCATCCATACCTTTGTTTCTGCGTCTGTAGACGACCCGAGCACCGAATATGTGGACGAAAATAAACTTCATAGTGTGATCATTGCAGAGGGAACTAAAGCCTATAGAACAAAAGAAGTGGACGAGGAAAACGGCAAGGGCATTTTCAAACATTACAAACAGCTCATAACAATGGTTGCCGCGGTGATTTTAGAAATCAAACCTACATTTGAGTATCCGTATGCCTTGGCCAGTAATTTATTTGAAATGTCCAACAACCATATCTATTTTGCCAAACATTTGCCTAAGCTCACAGATATAGAATTGGAAAAAAATATATACTCTGAAGTAGAAAAAATGCTCAATTATTTTGCAGCCAAATTATTGGATTAA
- a CDS encoding TonB-dependent receptor, with protein sequence MKKAYVTILCLALSLISFAQTSDVSIFVADTETNQPLPGATVYFEELEKGAITNFDGIATFTEIPNGNQAVKISYVGFRTIETTIEVGTKKEFFFKLESGRNELDEVVIQSSRSTRTVRKIPTRIEFIGVEELGEKAVMNPTNISMVLRESTGIQMQQTSLSSGNTNIRIQGLDGRYTQLLRDGFPLYGGFSSGLSILQIPPLDLQQFEIIKGSSSTLYGGGAIAGLINMVSKTPDEEPSLDFMLTQTQALGSTANVFYSVRNEKFGVSLYGSGHYQKAYDPEDDGFSNLPKTTSLSFNPKFFYYPSDKTTFWIGLNGTYDDRIGGDITKIESGENGIHQYTEENLSKRLSSQTVYEKQMDSVSSLNIKNSISFFDRKLSIPDFSFDGKQTNTFTEINYQKASKKADWIIGANLYTSNFDENDNATLQRDQRDVTYGTFVNNIYDISDNWILETGLRADYNTDFGFFPLPRVSLLYKNDSGFSSRIGGGLGYKIPDIFTEEAENINFENVLAIDKAALKAERSYGVNFDVNYQARLFDAVSFSINQLFYVSAINNGLLLNSTDDGFFTFENATDKIISKGAETNIKFTYKDFRWFLNYALIDTKLNYLAGNPQKPLTAKHNVGSVLMYESDKWRIGYETFYIGKQFLSTGTETTDFVTMGFVAMRNFKWGTTFLNFENFTDRRQSRFSPLVLPPHDSPEFPEIYAPTDGFIFSVGVIIKPFGNEDED encoded by the coding sequence ATGAAAAAAGCATATGTAACTATATTATGTTTAGCATTATCACTTATATCTTTCGCACAAACAAGCGATGTTTCAATTTTTGTTGCCGACACGGAAACCAATCAGCCACTACCAGGAGCGACAGTTTATTTTGAAGAACTTGAAAAGGGAGCAATAACCAATTTTGACGGAATAGCAACGTTTACAGAAATCCCGAACGGAAACCAAGCCGTAAAAATTTCATACGTTGGTTTCAGAACTATCGAAACCACTATTGAGGTTGGTACAAAAAAAGAGTTCTTTTTCAAGCTCGAATCAGGAAGGAATGAACTTGACGAAGTCGTTATACAATCTTCAAGAAGTACACGGACAGTAAGAAAAATTCCAACAAGAATTGAATTTATTGGAGTGGAAGAATTAGGCGAAAAAGCAGTAATGAATCCAACCAATATTTCAATGGTACTTCGAGAAAGTACCGGAATACAAATGCAACAAACCTCGTTAAGTAGTGGAAACACAAACATCAGAATTCAAGGGCTTGACGGTAGATATACTCAGCTTTTAAGAGACGGATTTCCTTTGTATGGTGGATTTTCAAGTGGTTTGAGTATTCTACAAATTCCGCCTTTAGACCTACAACAATTTGAGATAATAAAAGGAAGTTCTTCAACACTTTATGGTGGTGGGGCTATTGCAGGTTTAATAAATATGGTATCGAAAACACCTGATGAAGAACCATCCTTGGATTTTATGCTCACCCAAACACAAGCGCTAGGTAGTACAGCAAATGTCTTTTACAGCGTGCGGAATGAAAAATTTGGAGTCTCGTTGTACGGTTCTGGTCATTACCAAAAAGCGTATGACCCAGAAGATGATGGTTTCAGTAATCTACCAAAAACAACATCGTTGTCTTTTAACCCAAAATTCTTTTATTACCCTTCAGATAAAACAACGTTTTGGATAGGTCTCAATGGAACTTATGACGACAGAATTGGTGGCGATATCACAAAAATTGAAAGTGGCGAAAATGGGATTCATCAATATACCGAAGAAAATCTTTCTAAAAGATTGAGCAGTCAGACTGTTTACGAAAAACAGATGGATTCGGTCAGTTCATTGAACATCAAAAATAGCATCTCATTTTTCGATAGAAAGCTGTCTATTCCCGATTTTAGTTTTGATGGAAAACAAACTAATACTTTCACAGAAATCAACTATCAAAAGGCATCTAAAAAAGCAGATTGGATTATTGGAGCAAATTTATACACATCCAATTTTGATGAAAATGATAATGCAACATTACAACGTGACCAAAGAGACGTTACGTATGGAACATTTGTAAACAACATTTACGACATTTCAGATAATTGGATTTTAGAAACAGGATTAAGAGCAGACTACAATACGGATTTCGGTTTTTTTCCACTTCCAAGAGTCTCCTTGCTTTACAAGAACGATAGCGGATTTTCGAGCAGAATTGGTGGTGGCCTAGGTTACAAAATACCAGATATTTTTACCGAAGAGGCTGAAAATATAAATTTTGAAAATGTTCTCGCAATAGATAAAGCTGCACTTAAAGCCGAACGTTCCTATGGTGTTAATTTTGATGTGAACTATCAGGCACGATTATTCGATGCTGTAAGTTTTAGCATTAACCAACTCTTCTACGTTTCAGCTATCAACAACGGACTATTATTAAATTCTACAGACGATGGATTTTTTACGTTTGAAAATGCAACCGATAAAATAATAAGTAAAGGAGCGGAAACCAATATCAAGTTTACATACAAGGATTTTAGATGGTTTCTAAACTACGCACTCATCGACACAAAACTGAATTATTTAGCAGGAAATCCCCAAAAACCACTCACAGCAAAGCACAACGTGGGTAGTGTTTTGATGTACGAATCCGATAAATGGCGAATAGGTTACGAAACTTTTTACATAGGAAAGCAGTTTTTGTCAACCGGCACAGAAACCACGGATTTTGTTACAATGGGTTTTGTGGCAATGCGCAATTTCAAATGGGGAACAACCTTTTTGAATTTTGAAAACTTTACTGACAGAAGACAAAGCAGGTTTTCACCTTTGGTCTTGCCGCCACACGACAGCCCAGAATTCCCGGAAATTTATGCGCCTACTGACGGTTTTATTTTTAGCGTAGGAGTAATCATAAAACCATTTGGTAACGAAGATGAAGACTAA
- a CDS encoding DUF2490 domain-containing protein, translated as MNIKDSHLALFILFMLFINSASAQSTYQIGLLPSINLNYKLENDWSLNSKIESRQLMRTGEFSGLAESDYTYVLTDLSMITAIKVGLNSRVASGYLIRVREEKLFHRFIQQYTVVQRLAVYRLAHRFASDQTFSLDEKPEFRLRYRIASEVPLNGESIDPKEFYFKFNNEYLNSWQDSDYDLEIRFVPLLGYNLKNNNKIELGLDYRVNSFLKNNTRQSFWVNLNWFIEL; from the coding sequence TTGAATATTAAAGATTCCCATCTTGCCTTATTTATTTTGTTCATGCTATTTATAAATAGTGCATCGGCCCAAAGTACGTATCAGATCGGATTGTTGCCATCAATAAATCTAAATTATAAATTAGAAAATGATTGGTCGCTCAATTCAAAGATAGAGTCTCGCCAACTAATGCGGACAGGAGAGTTCAGTGGCCTTGCTGAAAGCGATTATACATATGTCCTAACTGACCTTTCAATGATTACCGCCATAAAGGTTGGTCTGAATTCCCGTGTAGCTAGCGGTTATCTTATCAGGGTTCGAGAAGAAAAGTTATTTCATAGATTCATTCAGCAATATACCGTGGTGCAGAGACTTGCTGTCTATAGGTTGGCACATCGTTTCGCAAGCGACCAAACGTTTTCACTGGATGAAAAGCCCGAATTTAGATTAAGATACCGAATAGCTTCAGAAGTACCTCTAAATGGTGAATCTATTGATCCAAAGGAATTTTATTTTAAGTTCAATAATGAATACCTCAATAGCTGGCAAGATTCGGACTATGACCTTGAAATACGCTTTGTTCCTCTATTGGGTTATAACCTTAAAAATAATAACAAAATTGAGTTGGGATTGGACTATAGGGTAAACTCTTTTTTGAAAAATAATACACGTCAAAGTTTTTGGGTGAATTTGAATTGGTTTATCGAATTATAA
- a CDS encoding mechanosensitive ion channel domain-containing protein, translated as MDSTQLKIIETAAVIIGFVLLLIVTAKLVDKTVNNSLVKKARGKIIKKAINLINLSVCFIIILIIWGVDQSELAVFVGSVVTVLGIAMFAQWSILSNITSSIIIFFNHPVKLDDTITILDKDYETEGRVSDIGVFFVILKTKEGEQITIPSNIFIQKMIKKKVDD; from the coding sequence ATGGATAGTACGCAGTTAAAAATAATTGAAACGGCAGCAGTGATTATTGGATTTGTTTTATTGCTAATAGTGACGGCCAAATTAGTAGATAAGACGGTTAATAACAGTTTGGTGAAAAAGGCAAGAGGCAAAATAATCAAAAAAGCGATTAATTTGATCAACCTCTCAGTTTGCTTTATAATTATCTTAATAATTTGGGGAGTTGACCAGTCAGAATTAGCTGTTTTTGTGGGATCTGTTGTTACTGTCCTGGGGATAGCAATGTTCGCCCAATGGTCAATATTGTCCAATATTACTTCCAGTATCATTATCTTCTTCAATCACCCTGTTAAATTGGATGATACGATCACCATATTAGATAAGGACTACGAAACCGAAGGAAGGGTGAGCGATATTGGAGTTTTTTTCGTTATTCTTAAAACAAAGGAAGGAGAACAGATCACCATACCTAGCAATATCTTTATTCAAAAAATGATAAAAAAGAAAGTAGATGACTAA
- a CDS encoding cation transporter — translation MNKTIFEITKMDCPSEENLIRMKLDGISGIKNLDFDITNRKLIVFHDGQTDQIEKSIIDLKLGGKKIITEQTDQKNFNENTNQKKLLWIVLAINFAFFLIEMTTGLISKSMGLVADSLDMLADSFVYGISLFAVGGTLTKKKRIAKIAGYFQIILAALGFLEILRRFLGNEKLPDFSTMIVISVFALIANAFCLYLLQKSKSKEDAHMQASMIFTSNDVIINLGVIIAGLLVLWLDSGLPDLVIGAIVFVLVVQGAIRILKLGK, via the coding sequence ATGAACAAAACAATATTTGAAATTACCAAAATGGATTGTCCTTCCGAGGAAAACCTAATCCGAATGAAACTGGACGGAATTTCAGGAATTAAAAATCTTGACTTCGATATTACTAATAGAAAATTAATCGTTTTTCACGACGGACAGACTGACCAAATTGAAAAGTCGATTATCGATTTAAAATTGGGCGGAAAGAAAATTATAACAGAACAGACCGACCAAAAGAACTTTAATGAAAATACAAACCAAAAAAAGTTACTTTGGATTGTACTGGCCATAAATTTCGCTTTTTTCTTAATCGAAATGACAACTGGCCTTATTTCAAAATCAATGGGCTTGGTTGCGGATAGCCTCGATATGTTGGCGGATTCATTTGTATATGGAATCAGTCTTTTCGCAGTTGGGGGCACTTTGACCAAAAAGAAACGGATTGCGAAAATCGCAGGATATTTTCAAATAATACTTGCAGCTTTGGGATTTCTAGAAATATTGAGAAGGTTTTTGGGAAATGAAAAACTACCCGATTTCTCTACTATGATTGTTATATCCGTTTTTGCGCTCATAGCGAATGCATTCTGCCTTTATCTACTTCAAAAATCAAAGAGCAAAGAAGATGCCCATATGCAAGCTAGCATGATTTTTACATCAAATGATGTTATTATAAATCTCGGGGTTATCATTGCGGGTCTACTTGTTCTTTGGCTAGATTCGGGGCTACCGGATCTGGTCATCGGTGCTATTGTCTTCGTATTGGTAGTACAGGGGGCAATACGGATACTGAAACTGGGTAAGTAG
- a CDS encoding calcium/sodium antiporter, translated as MIIISSLLLLIGFSALIFGANWLVDGASSLARQNKISDLAIGLTIVAFGTSAPELIVNSVASYNGHSDIVLGNIIGSNNFNLFIILGIAGLVYPITIQSSTAWREIPISLLITLLFLVLANDFFSTATSIISRLDGIILFTCFLSFLYYVSRKMKLEESEDRSYQKKTNYKIWGLIILGLTCLLIGGKLVVDNGVVIATELGVGQKIIGLTIIATGTSLPELVTSVIAAIKRKSDIAIGNVIGSNIFNILFILPISVFINPIQFNINFNTDIFILISGTVFLIIAMLTGRKRKIDRWEALILLSFYLLYTGFLVWKEL; from the coding sequence ATGATAATAATTTCTTCCTTATTGCTTTTAATTGGCTTTTCTGCCTTGATTTTCGGAGCAAATTGGCTGGTCGACGGAGCTTCCTCCCTCGCGAGACAAAACAAAATTTCAGATTTGGCAATAGGCTTGACAATTGTAGCCTTCGGAACATCCGCGCCGGAATTAATCGTGAATTCTGTAGCCTCATATAATGGGCATTCTGATATTGTTTTAGGGAATATTATTGGGAGCAACAACTTTAACCTGTTTATTATTTTAGGAATAGCGGGATTGGTCTACCCAATTACAATACAATCCTCAACCGCTTGGAGGGAAATTCCTATTTCATTATTAATAACGCTTTTGTTTCTAGTATTGGCAAACGATTTCTTTTCTACCGCGACTTCAATAATATCTAGACTAGATGGCATTATTCTATTTACCTGTTTTCTCTCTTTTTTATATTATGTATCAAGAAAAATGAAATTAGAAGAAAGTGAGGATAGATCTTATCAAAAAAAAACGAATTATAAGATCTGGGGGTTGATAATTTTAGGGCTTACATGCCTTTTAATAGGAGGAAAACTTGTTGTGGATAATGGAGTAGTCATAGCGACAGAGTTAGGAGTGGGCCAAAAGATTATAGGCTTAACAATAATTGCTACAGGAACTTCATTGCCAGAGTTGGTAACATCTGTAATAGCAGCTATTAAAAGGAAAAGCGATATAGCAATTGGAAACGTAATTGGTTCCAATATTTTCAATATCCTTTTCATTCTACCCATCAGTGTATTTATTAATCCTATTCAATTCAATATCAACTTTAATACCGACATTTTCATATTAATTAGTGGTACAGTATTTCTAATAATCGCAATGCTTACTGGAAGAAAAAGAAAGATCGATCGATGGGAAGCGTTAATATTACTTAGTTTTTATTTACTTTATACTGGTTTTTTAGTATGGAAAGAGTTGTAA
- a CDS encoding Fur family transcriptional regulator encodes MQTEEEILKIKKVKNTAVRTVVLRHLLSHEKAQSLKDIENALAYTDRSSIFRTLKTFEENKVIHSIEDGSGMTKYAVCAEGCNCDPIDLHYHFYCTNCDKTFCLFDIPIPNIQLPKNFKLQQANMVVKGLCDNCNR; translated from the coding sequence ATGCAAACGGAAGAAGAAATCCTAAAAATAAAAAAGGTGAAAAATACCGCAGTTAGAACTGTGGTTTTACGCCATCTTTTAAGCCATGAAAAAGCCCAATCGCTAAAGGATATCGAAAACGCATTGGCATATACTGACAGAAGTTCTATTTTTAGAACATTAAAGACTTTTGAGGAAAACAAAGTAATTCACAGTATTGAAGATGGCTCTGGAATGACCAAATATGCAGTTTGCGCTGAAGGTTGCAATTGCGACCCAATAGATTTGCACTATCATTTTTATTGTACTAACTGTGACAAAACGTTTTGTCTTTTCGACATTCCTATTCCCAATATTCAACTTCCAAAAAATTTCAAGTTGCAACAAGCAAATATGGTCGTGAAAGGCTTGTGCGACAACTGCAACAGATAA